From one Streptomyces sp. R41 genomic stretch:
- a CDS encoding winged helix-turn-helix domain-containing protein: MHLVPAERADRRTIDGHRVCDAVAAIGEPGHVRTWADRFSLLADPRRLALLLALHRAGPLAVSDLAIATGMNDPAVSQALRLLRTAGVVEGDKDGRVVRYRVTDGPTAELLEHCASDKG; this comes from the coding sequence ATGCACCTCGTCCCCGCCGAGCGCGCCGACCGCCGGACCATCGACGGCCATCGGGTCTGCGACGCCGTCGCCGCCATCGGTGAGCCCGGGCACGTACGCACCTGGGCCGACCGCTTCTCGCTCCTCGCCGACCCGCGTCGTCTCGCCCTTCTGCTGGCCCTGCACCGGGCCGGCCCCCTCGCCGTCTCCGACCTCGCCATCGCGACCGGTATGAATGACCCCGCCGTGTCCCAGGCCCTGCGTCTGCTCCGTACCGCCGGGGTGGTCGAGGGCGACAAGGACGGGCGGGTCGTGCGCTACCGGGTGACCGACGGCCCGACCGCCGAACTCCTCGAGCACTGCGCGTCCGACAAGGGCTGA